One segment of Marvinbryantia formatexigens DSM 14469 DNA contains the following:
- a CDS encoding FxLYD domain-containing protein has product MKRKKLWALVLCAGLSAAVPSAAYAGEVVTEAETEAVETEAAEAEAPETEAADTVETEAAEASEDQLGAPTDFQIDPNTGEYSFNATDERVGYYFVRFYALDENGNETGEYITSSKRINGGKTGEYSGTLDLSGAAWGTYHVNLTSFAPAGTDYASPAPVTVSIQYGVDQTLERPELLAMTSGNQLELVVDWWTLCDYAFTQYMPEMKFTFYADAECTQEVQSETVDLQPLMDTLRKNPPGMIYIWGWSTSEGPHFYTITSDSNESTFAFKNDIYTYNLEPGTYYVTAQALSKDDYTKDSQVSTALEITLTDGECTEEYTAVTTELWTDPTLMDMPGANPGQQEDRVDTAAAQGISGLLLE; this is encoded by the coding sequence ATGAAGAGAAAAAAACTGTGGGCGCTTGTTTTATGCGCGGGACTTTCTGCGGCGGTGCCGTCCGCGGCATATGCCGGGGAAGTGGTGACAGAAGCGGAAACCGAGGCTGTGGAAACAGAAGCGGCAGAAGCAGAGGCGCCGGAGACAGAAGCGGCGGATACGGTGGAAACGGAGGCTGCGGAAGCATCTGAGGACCAGCTTGGCGCGCCGACCGATTTTCAGATCGATCCGAATACGGGGGAATATTCCTTCAACGCGACGGATGAGCGGGTGGGCTACTACTTTGTGCGATTTTATGCGTTGGATGAAAACGGCAATGAGACGGGCGAATATATTACAAGCTCAAAGAGAATCAACGGTGGCAAGACGGGGGAATATTCCGGCACGCTGGACCTTTCCGGCGCGGCATGGGGAACCTATCATGTAAATCTGACCTCCTTTGCCCCGGCGGGAACGGACTATGCAAGCCCGGCTCCTGTCACCGTGAGCATCCAGTACGGCGTGGATCAGACGCTGGAGCGTCCGGAGCTGCTGGCGATGACGAGCGGCAATCAGCTTGAGCTGGTAGTGGACTGGTGGACACTGTGCGATTACGCTTTTACGCAGTACATGCCGGAAATGAAGTTTACCTTCTACGCGGATGCAGAGTGTACGCAGGAGGTACAGTCGGAAACGGTCGATCTGCAGCCGCTGATGGATACCCTGCGCAAGAATCCGCCGGGCATGATTTACATCTGGGGCTGGAGCACGTCGGAAGGACCGCATTTTTACACGATTACTTCTGACAGCAACGAATCAACGTTTGCATTTAAAAATGATATTTATACCTATAATCTGGAGCCGGGCACCTATTATGTGACGGCGCAGGCATTGTCGAAGGACGATTACACAAAAGACTCCCAGGTGAGCACGGCGCTGGAAATCACGCTGACAGACGGGGAGTGCACCGAAGAATATACAGCAGTTACAACAGAGCTTTGGACAGACCCGACGCTGATGGATATGCCGGGGGCAAATCCGGGGCAGCAGGAGGACCGCGTGGATACTGCGGCGGCCCAGGGAATTTCCGGACTGCTGCTGGAATAA
- a CDS encoding Nif3-like dinuclear metal center hexameric protein: MTAKEFIQKIEEQFPLDKAAEWDNSGFQAGRRQKEIKKVLIALDATDDVIAQAAACGADMLLTHHPLTMEGVKSVTSETLKGKKFLALLQNDICCYASHTTYDVVEMAELAGSMMKLQKPDILDITGIDGQTGQYMGFGRVGSLVRPVTLRECAELVKTIFKLENVRVFGDLEQVVQRVAISPGSGKSMIKPAVRAKAQVLITGDIGHHDGLDAIDEGTAIIDAGHYGLEHIFIGQMEKYLQKHCKGLEIVKAKERSPFTVI; the protein is encoded by the coding sequence ATGACAGCCAAAGAGTTCATACAGAAAATAGAAGAGCAGTTCCCGCTCGACAAAGCTGCAGAGTGGGATAATTCCGGGTTCCAGGCGGGGAGGCGCCAGAAGGAAATCAAAAAGGTGCTGATTGCGCTGGACGCTACGGATGACGTAATCGCGCAGGCGGCAGCGTGCGGCGCCGATATGCTGCTTACCCATCATCCGCTGACGATGGAGGGTGTAAAAAGCGTCACCTCGGAGACGCTGAAGGGCAAAAAATTTCTGGCGCTGCTGCAGAATGACATTTGCTGCTATGCCTCCCACACCACCTATGATGTGGTGGAGATGGCGGAGCTGGCGGGCAGCATGATGAAGCTGCAGAAGCCGGATATCCTCGATATTACCGGGATTGACGGTCAGACCGGACAGTACATGGGGTTCGGCAGAGTCGGTTCCCTGGTGCGTCCCGTCACTCTGCGGGAGTGCGCGGAGCTGGTGAAAACGATTTTTAAACTGGAAAATGTCCGGGTATTCGGGGACCTGGAGCAGGTGGTGCAGCGCGTGGCGATCTCACCCGGCTCCGGAAAGAGCATGATAAAGCCTGCTGTGCGCGCAAAGGCACAGGTGCTGATTACCGGCGATATCGGACATCATGACGGGCTGGATGCAATCGACGAGGGAACGGCGATTATTGACGCCGGACACTACGGGCTGGAGCATATTTTTATCGGTCAGATGGAAAAATATCTGCAGAAGCACTGCAAAGGCCTGGAGATTGTGAAAGCAAAGGAACGAAGTCCGTTTACTGTGATATAG
- a CDS encoding sensor histidine kinase — MLERMVFSGPMFFMTACSLALMTVFCSICERKRNRVRQGLLAALLLAVLLILDDVFVDFENASTSLEAPLYFLGAFLFGTAIYKIPRRAALYCTVLVYLVTDALTQIVMPVSDIFYRIQTPVRYVWILLVYLACTALCCILTKKFLVGRFAENGRYHVGRQKLLFSMFILVVYAVLSNYQVLFWLLGYEPESGSNMITVFRLIMAVFCFMMLYLQNRVEQIQRTEQELDTIRQLWHQQQEQYRMSKENIELINRKCHDLRHQIAALRALHDEQALHEQIDEMEKSIMIYDTAMKTGNPVLDTVLTEKSLFCEEHAIQMTCMADGTALDFVGSVDLYTMFGNALDNAIETVMQYKDRQKRVIQVSVFPKGNFQMIRVRNYCETKPAFEDGLPVSTKADRDYHGYGLKSIRYTAEKYGGGITCVAGEDYFSLQILLPVPADSAAASVTVHFVHSNIRKSI; from the coding sequence ATGCTTGAGAGAATGGTATTTAGCGGACCGATGTTTTTTATGACCGCCTGCTCGCTCGCGCTGATGACGGTCTTCTGCAGCATTTGTGAGCGGAAGAGAAATCGCGTCCGGCAGGGGCTTCTTGCGGCGCTGCTGCTTGCAGTGCTCTTGATTCTGGATGATGTTTTTGTTGATTTTGAGAATGCTTCCACTTCGCTGGAGGCGCCGCTGTATTTTCTGGGAGCCTTTCTTTTTGGAACGGCAATATACAAAATCCCGCGCAGGGCGGCGCTTTACTGCACGGTGCTGGTGTATCTGGTGACCGACGCGCTCACACAGATCGTCATGCCGGTCTCGGATATTTTTTACCGGATACAGACCCCGGTACGTTATGTCTGGATTCTTCTGGTTTATCTGGCGTGTACGGCGCTCTGCTGCATACTGACGAAAAAATTTCTTGTTGGCAGATTCGCGGAAAACGGGCGTTATCATGTCGGCAGGCAGAAACTTCTGTTCAGCATGTTCATTCTGGTAGTTTACGCGGTACTGTCCAACTACCAGGTGCTGTTCTGGCTGCTGGGGTATGAGCCGGAGAGCGGCTCCAATATGATCACGGTATTCCGTCTGATTATGGCGGTGTTCTGCTTTATGATGCTTTATTTGCAGAACAGAGTCGAGCAGATTCAGCGTACGGAGCAGGAGCTGGATACCATCCGGCAGCTCTGGCATCAGCAGCAGGAGCAGTACCGGATGTCGAAGGAGAATATTGAGCTGATAAACCGTAAATGCCACGACCTGCGGCATCAGATCGCAGCGCTGCGGGCGCTGCACGACGAGCAGGCGCTGCATGAGCAGATCGACGAGATGGAAAAATCTATCATGATTTACGATACAGCGATGAAAACCGGCAATCCGGTGCTGGACACGGTTCTGACGGAAAAGAGCCTTTTCTGCGAGGAGCATGCGATTCAGATGACCTGCATGGCGGACGGAACCGCGCTGGATTTTGTCGGGAGCGTGGACTTGTATACGATGTTCGGAAATGCGCTGGATAATGCCATCGAGACGGTCATGCAGTATAAGGACCGCCAAAAGCGCGTCATCCAGGTTTCCGTGTTTCCCAAAGGCAATTTCCAGATGATCCGCGTCCGCAACTACTGCGAGACAAAGCCGGCTTTTGAGGACGGGCTTCCGGTCAGCACCAAGGCGGACCGCGATTACCACGGATACGGGCTGAAAAGCATCCGCTATACCGCGGAAAAATACGGCGGCGGGATTACCTGCGTAGCCGGGGAAGATTACTTTTCCCTGCAGATTCTTCTGCCGGTGCCGGCAGACTCCGCTGCGGCATCGGTTACTGTTCACTTCGTTCACAGTAACATTCGCAAATCCATTTAA
- a CDS encoding nucleoside kinase: MNDQITVFINGEEKSYMDGTSYLAAAKEYQKEYAHDIVLATVDGKLKELNKRMGNGEHITFVTVADPMGFSAYRRSVLLLLLKAIRQVGGEEQADRVWVHFAVSEGVYITMRGQKSVTAKFLHEVKTAMKELAKRDIVISKEAVDTDKAIALFGRLGMEDKEKLFHYRMASKVNTYSLDGFCDYFYGYMVPGSGYLKYFELYPYDEGFVLQIPTIEEPEKVPPFAPEPKLFAIQKESLEWSELMEVTTAGDLNEQVISGKISDLILMQEALQEKKIAQIASQIAADPQKKLIMIAGPSSSGKTTFSHRLAIQLAVNGMKPHPIPMDNYFVDREKTPRDENGNYDFERVDALDIELFNQNMTDLLAGKEVELPEFDFRLGKRKYTGNRLQLGERDVLVIEGIHALNDQLSHSLPRENKFKIYISALTQLNIDEHNRIPTTDGRLLRRIIRDARTRGTSAKNTIAMWPSVRRGEEHYIFPNQEEADVMFNSALIYELAVLKTYAEPLLFGIERTAPEYVEAKRLLKFLDYFVAVPGESIPQNSLLREFIGGGCFGV, from the coding sequence ATGAACGACCAGATTACTGTATTTATTAATGGAGAAGAGAAGAGCTACATGGATGGGACCTCCTATCTGGCGGCCGCCAAGGAGTACCAGAAGGAATATGCGCATGATATTGTGCTGGCAACTGTGGACGGAAAGCTGAAGGAGCTGAATAAGCGCATGGGAAACGGGGAGCACATTACGTTTGTGACGGTCGCCGACCCGATGGGCTTTTCCGCATACCGCCGGAGCGTGCTGCTGCTTCTGCTGAAAGCGATCCGCCAGGTGGGCGGCGAGGAGCAGGCGGACCGTGTGTGGGTTCATTTTGCGGTAAGCGAGGGCGTTTATATCACCATGCGCGGGCAGAAGAGCGTTACGGCGAAGTTTCTGCACGAAGTGAAGACGGCTATGAAGGAGCTGGCGAAGCGCGATATCGTGATCAGCAAGGAGGCGGTGGACACCGACAAGGCGATTGCCCTGTTCGGCAGGCTTGGCATGGAAGATAAAGAGAAGCTGTTCCATTACCGCATGGCTTCCAAAGTAAATACCTACAGTCTGGACGGCTTCTGCGATTATTTTTACGGATATATGGTTCCGGGCAGCGGATATCTGAAATATTTCGAGCTGTATCCTTATGATGAGGGGTTCGTCCTGCAGATTCCGACCATAGAAGAGCCGGAGAAGGTGCCTCCGTTTGCGCCGGAGCCGAAGCTGTTCGCCATCCAGAAGGAATCGCTGGAGTGGAGCGAGCTGATGGAGGTGACGACGGCGGGGGATCTGAACGAGCAGGTCATTTCCGGAAAAATCAGCGATCTGATTCTGATGCAGGAGGCTCTGCAGGAGAAGAAAATTGCGCAGATTGCCAGCCAGATTGCCGCGGACCCGCAAAAGAAGCTGATTATGATTGCCGGACCGTCCTCCTCCGGGAAGACGACCTTCTCTCACCGCCTGGCTATCCAGCTTGCGGTCAATGGTATGAAGCCGCACCCGATTCCGATGGATAATTATTTTGTGGACAGGGAGAAAACGCCGCGCGATGAAAACGGAAATTATGATTTTGAGCGCGTGGATGCGCTTGACATCGAGCTGTTTAATCAGAACATGACGGATCTGCTCGCCGGAAAAGAGGTAGAGCTTCCGGAGTTCGATTTCCGCCTCGGCAAACGCAAATATACAGGGAACCGCCTGCAGCTCGGCGAAAGGGATGTGCTGGTGATCGAGGGCATCCATGCGCTGAACGACCAGCTTTCCCACAGCCTTCCGCGGGAGAATAAGTTTAAGATTTATATCAGCGCGCTGACGCAGCTTAATATTGATGAGCACAACCGCATCCCGACGACGGACGGACGTCTCCTGCGCCGCATCATCCGCGATGCGCGCACGCGGGGAACCTCCGCGAAGAACACGATTGCCATGTGGCCGTCGGTGCGCCGCGGGGAGGAGCACTATATCTTCCCGAATCAGGAGGAGGCGGACGTAATGTTTAACTCCGCCCTTATTTACGAGCTCGCTGTGCTGAAGACCTATGCAGAGCCGCTGCTGTTCGGCATTGAGCGGACGGCGCCGGAGTACGTGGAGGCAAAGCGCCTGCTCAAATTCCTGGATTACTTTGTGGCGGTTCCGGGCGAGAGCATTCCGCAGAATTCGCTGCTGCGTGAATTTATCGGCGGAGGCTGCTTCGGCGTATAG
- a CDS encoding beta-glucosidase, which yields MRKHNAVKRISSMAFAAAMVMSVVNPATIYVQAAPTADECYAEGYDVNVQLEAEGAVLLKNDDNCLPLAEGTKVTMLGAMSYNYVEGGTGSAGGQDDENTVMMNDAFIEAGLDVNEEAWSWLEEQCGGYRNNGDSNPGASAGEDSGDDIFGTGGAGGGDWTSYTTVHEFSSDVYESGKDVLTADGYTDYAVVTFSRSGAEGASPSMDYDGDGSTLTGSTYLELTQEEKDLLAFCKENYTHTIVLINSATAMELGFVDSEEYNVDACLWIGHPGEAGVVGVGTILTGRTNPSGRLVDTYAYDMTTNPTYYNTDDNRYANADNQTFYQYEEGIYVGYRYYETADSVGYFDSEEFSSIEFKNGTATGYEEVVQYPFGYGLSYTEFTEEITASDVSLEAHGTNSVTVTVTNTGDVAGKDVVELYMEAPYQSDTDNFGIKGVGLEKAKVVLVGFGKTSTLEPGASEEVTIEFDTDDLASFDNFGQGCYVLEKGDYKFNVQKDAHQWGEEGSENAASDSEAVTLETSIIYDESGDVADAEYAGARDSDVTVAKNAMDDVTAGDGNMLEGYLSRNDIAGGMATIMEHTSNEEPNEMLADGIAEALAVKGTDSVEYTFETYLKGEKTTVTETIYANGNNMMPFAETTPDGEDAAAVEDPLWDQTYYVVEGETTESGLPVVVEEEPTEGSYHKLTVDDMANVPIDTEEGLAIWDMLASETSMDEAIELQGNSGWKVPAVSSVGKSEEIAVDGPGEPGNGQYSGGTWFTCAVTIAATWNKDLAYAEGVAYGNQCVLYGIGNAYAPAMNLHRSPFGGRNFEYYSEDGLLSGQIGGNAVSGIMSTGTNVFIKHCALNDGDTNRGGNTTWANEQAIRELYMVPYEISIKEYGADGVMGSLNRIGMSWFHYGMYKTMMRDEWGWHGMLITDGDGGTGDVYNTPQAMLCIEGSMLSISNYINASATVDAYGDPTESVYARYMLHNIMRDALYQYCGSSDAAAE from the coding sequence ATGAGGAAGCATAATGCAGTAAAAAGAATATCAAGTATGGCATTTGCGGCAGCAATGGTAATGTCCGTGGTGAATCCGGCGACCATTTACGTCCAGGCGGCTCCCACTGCGGATGAGTGTTACGCAGAAGGGTACGATGTCAATGTACAGTTAGAGGCGGAGGGCGCAGTCCTTTTGAAAAATGACGACAACTGCCTGCCGCTGGCAGAGGGAACAAAGGTGACCATGCTGGGCGCTATGTCCTATAACTACGTGGAGGGCGGCACAGGCTCCGCCGGAGGACAGGACGACGAAAACACCGTTATGATGAACGATGCGTTTATCGAGGCGGGGCTGGATGTCAACGAAGAGGCGTGGAGCTGGCTGGAGGAGCAGTGCGGTGGCTACCGGAACAACGGTGACTCCAATCCGGGCGCAAGCGCCGGTGAGGACAGCGGCGATGATATTTTTGGAACAGGCGGCGCCGGCGGCGGTGACTGGACAAGCTACACGACGGTACACGAGTTCAGTTCCGATGTTTATGAGAGCGGCAAGGATGTACTGACAGCAGATGGTTATACAGATTATGCAGTCGTAACCTTCTCGCGTTCCGGAGCAGAGGGAGCATCGCCCTCTATGGATTATGACGGGGATGGAAGCACGCTGACAGGAAGCACCTATCTGGAGCTCACCCAGGAGGAAAAAGACCTGCTTGCGTTCTGCAAAGAGAATTATACGCACACCATCGTGCTGATCAACTCCGCAACTGCAATGGAACTCGGCTTCGTGGATTCGGAGGAGTACAACGTAGATGCCTGCCTGTGGATCGGACATCCGGGCGAGGCAGGTGTGGTAGGCGTCGGAACGATTCTGACCGGACGCACAAATCCGTCGGGACGCCTGGTAGATACCTACGCATACGATATGACAACGAATCCGACCTATTACAATACAGATGACAACCGTTATGCAAACGCTGACAACCAGACCTTCTATCAGTACGAGGAAGGCATCTACGTAGGCTACCGCTATTACGAGACAGCGGATTCTGTAGGCTACTTCGATTCCGAGGAATTCAGCAGCATCGAATTTAAGAACGGAACAGCTACGGGCTATGAGGAGGTTGTACAGTATCCGTTCGGCTACGGTCTTTCCTACACAGAGTTTACTGAGGAAATCACCGCTTCCGATGTCAGCCTGGAGGCGCACGGTACGAACAGCGTGACCGTGACGGTGACAAATACCGGCGATGTGGCAGGCAAAGATGTGGTAGAGCTTTACATGGAAGCGCCGTATCAGAGCGATACCGATAACTTCGGCATCAAGGGCGTCGGACTGGAAAAGGCGAAGGTAGTGCTGGTCGGATTCGGAAAGACCTCCACACTGGAGCCGGGCGCTTCTGAGGAAGTGACGATTGAATTTGATACTGATGACCTGGCATCCTTCGATAACTTCGGACAGGGCTGCTATGTTCTGGAAAAGGGCGACTATAAATTCAACGTGCAGAAGGACGCGCATCAGTGGGGCGAAGAAGGCAGCGAGAACGCGGCAAGCGATTCAGAGGCAGTGACGCTGGAGACCTCCATTATCTATGATGAGAGCGGCGATGTGGCGGACGCAGAGTACGCGGGAGCAAGAGATTCCGATGTAACAGTAGCGAAAAATGCGATGGATGATGTGACCGCGGGTGACGGAAACATGCTGGAGGGCTATCTTTCCAGAAATGATATTGCGGGCGGCATGGCGACCATCATGGAGCATACCTCCAACGAAGAGCCGAATGAAATGCTGGCGGACGGCATTGCAGAGGCGCTTGCGGTAAAGGGAACAGACAGTGTGGAATATACCTTTGAGACTTATCTGAAGGGCGAAAAGACAACCGTAACAGAGACGATTTATGCAAACGGCAACAATATGATGCCTTTTGCGGAGACAACACCGGACGGCGAGGATGCAGCGGCAGTGGAAGATCCGCTCTGGGATCAGACCTACTATGTAGTAGAGGGTGAGACAACGGAAAGCGGTCTGCCGGTAGTCGTGGAGGAGGAACCGACAGAGGGCTCCTATCATAAGCTGACCGTGGACGATATGGCAAATGTGCCGATCGATACCGAGGAAGGGCTGGCAATCTGGGATATGCTGGCATCGGAGACCTCTATGGATGAAGCGATTGAGCTGCAGGGCAACAGCGGCTGGAAGGTTCCGGCAGTGAGCAGCGTTGGAAAGAGCGAAGAAATTGCAGTGGACGGACCGGGCGAACCGGGCAACGGACAGTACAGCGGCGGTACCTGGTTTACCTGCGCCGTTACGATCGCAGCGACCTGGAACAAGGACCTTGCTTATGCAGAGGGTGTTGCTTACGGCAACCAGTGTGTACTGTACGGCATCGGCAATGCATATGCACCGGCAATGAACCTGCACCGCTCCCCGTTTGGCGGACGTAACTTTGAGTATTATTCTGAGGACGGACTGCTCTCCGGACAGATTGGCGGCAACGCAGTTTCCGGAATCATGTCCACAGGAACAAACGTATTCATCAAGCACTGCGCGCTGAACGACGGCGATACAAACCGCGGCGGAAACACGACCTGGGCAAATGAGCAGGCAATCCGTGAGCTTTACATGGTACCGTATGAGATCAGCATCAAGGAATATGGTGCAGACGGTGTGATGGGCTCCCTGAACAGAATCGGTATGAGCTGGTTCCACTATGGAATGTACAAGACCATGATGAGAGACGAGTGGGGATGGCACGGTATGCTCATCACCGACGGCGACGGAGGTACCGGTGACGTTTACAATACACCGCAGGCAATGCTCTGCATCGAGGGAAGCATGCTCAGCATCAGCAACTATATCAACGCTTCTGCAACAGTAGATGCATACGGCGATCCGACGGAATCTGTTTATGCGCGCTATATGCTCCACAACATCATGAGAGACGCACTTTATCAGTATTGCGGCTCCTCGGATGCGGCGGCAGAATAA
- a CDS encoding LytR/AlgR family response regulator transcription factor — translation MIRIAIVEDDKAYISVIKEYLGTYVKEKGITLETKVFYNGEQFLFSYESDYDIILMDIEMPKMDGMEAAKRIREKDRDVILIFITSMAQYAIQGYRVRAHSYILKPVNYISFSMELSDAIASLKRKTDDALLVSDEDGAYKISIGDICYVESQKHRIFYHTKTGNIQTRSTMREVEERLLPFHFARCNVSYLINLAYVSGFEKEMVIVNGERVPVSRQKRKNFIAALTNYIGGTADA, via the coding sequence ATGATAAGAATTGCCATAGTGGAGGATGACAAAGCTTACATCAGCGTCATAAAGGAGTATCTGGGGACGTATGTAAAGGAAAAGGGCATTACTCTGGAAACGAAGGTGTTCTACAATGGAGAGCAGTTTCTGTTTTCTTACGAATCGGATTATGACATTATTCTGATGGATATCGAAATGCCGAAAATGGACGGGATGGAGGCGGCAAAAAGAATACGGGAAAAGGACCGGGACGTCATTCTGATTTTTATTACCAGCATGGCGCAGTATGCCATCCAGGGCTACCGGGTGCGGGCGCATTCTTACATATTAAAGCCGGTGAATTACATCAGCTTTTCGATGGAGCTCTCCGACGCGATCGCTTCTTTGAAAAGAAAGACGGACGACGCGCTTCTGGTATCGGACGAGGATGGCGCGTATAAAATCAGCATCGGGGATATCTGCTATGTGGAGAGTCAGAAACACCGGATTTTCTATCACACGAAAACCGGAAATATCCAGACCAGGTCGACCATGCGGGAGGTGGAGGAGCGGCTTCTGCCCTTTCATTTTGCGCGCTGCAACGTCAGTTATCTGATTAATCTCGCCTATGTTTCCGGTTTTGAAAAAGAAATGGTGATCGTCAACGGCGAGCGCGTGCCTGTCAGCAGGCAGAAGCGGAAAAACTTTATTGCCGCTTTAACAAATTATATAGGAGGAACGGCGGATGCTTGA